TCCATTTATTTAGACTCTAACAAACAATAAATCCATAAACTAGTAAGACACTCATTAATAGAAGGAAAAAGGAGGTTTTAGTGATTTAAATCCTCAATTATTTTTAGATCGGATGGAAAATTTCTAATTAAAATTTTATGTTTTTAAACTTTCAATTATTAAACTGTTAATGACGTTAATCTTCCGTTAACAAAATCATTTCTTTCTAAACGGAGATCTATTAAATTAAAACGCGATGTTTCATATAATCACAAAAATGACACAAAATGCTTACAATAGACATATATTTTAGTGATTTAAACTTCTAACTATTTTTAAATCGGATGAAAAATTCTCTACTAAAATTTTATATTTTTTAACCTCTCTAAACAAAGTCGTTTTTTCTGAGCTTAAACTGAAACGCAACGTTTTATTTAATCACAGAAACGACACGAGATGCTTAAAACCGCATTTATTAATGGGCAGCGACAATCACGATTCATTTATGACAAAAATAGTGTTCTTCTTCCTTTTTATGAACCTTCGAAGTGAGGTAAATAAATAAAAACTTTATTGTTTCTAACCCTAATTTTTTTCTCATGTTCATTTATCTATCAAAAATGTGAATCTTAGAATGTTAAGTAACCTAGGTTATCCATCTCTTCACACTCGAAATTTTACCTAGAATTTATCAAAAGGTGAATTCTAGGTAAAATTTTAAGTGTGAAGAGGTGGATAACCTAGGTTAATTAACAATCCAAAATTCACTTTTTTGATAAATAAATGAATAGGAGAGTAAAATTAAGATTAGAAATAACTGAGTTTTTTTAAATTAAGAATAGAAATAACTGAGTTTTTTTACTTATTTCACTTTTGATGGTCCTTGAAAATGAAGAAGAACCCTATTTTTTTTTTATTTGGGGATGAATTGTGATTGTCCATGCCCATTGATAAAAGGAGTTTTAAGCATCTCGTGTCATTTTCTGTGATTAAATGAAACACTGTGTTTCAATTTAACGGGTTACTGTTCAAAAAAAAAACTTTGTTTACGGAGGGTTAAAGCCTTTAAAGATTTAATAGTTGAGGGTTTAAAAATATAAAGTTTTAGTCGGAGATTTTCCATCCGATTTAAAAATAGTTGAAGATTTAAATCACTAAAATATAAGTTTATTGTAAGCATCTCTTGTTGTTTCCGTGATTATATGAAACACTTCGTTTCAATTTAACGGATCTCTGTTAAGAAAAGATGACTTTGTTAACAAAGGGTTAACGACATTAACGGTTTAATAGTCGAGGGTTTAAAAACATAAAAAATTAGTTAGAGATTTTCTATCCGATCTAAAAATAGTTGAGAGTTTAAATCATTAAAAACCCAAAAAATAATATATATATTATGATTTTTTAGCTAAAATTTGGTGCATATATATTATGTTTCCGTTGGAATATAAGAATCATATATTTTAAAGCATTGATCCCGCAGCTAAAGCAACCAAATCCTCCGTACATAATGCGGTAGTCCAGAGGGGCCCGTAAGAAACACGAACAAAATACTTCCAATAAGTTTTGTCAAAACAATCCATACGAAAAACAGAACCTGAAAAAAACTTCTCCCACGAACCGTCTTGCTGCAACACCCATATGTCTATATTCGAATATTGTCTCACATTATTTATACATAAGCGATCATTTAGACTCCACAAATGCTTGACGGAGGTGTACCAGCTTGGTGGCAATACCTCATAAAACAGTTCTGTGTGAAGATCCAATGCTGCAATTGTTGGTTTGTTCCAATAAAGAGATCCATTTGCACATGTGGATATTTTATCAATGTTAAATTGATTGTAAACATAGGGAAAATAAATGCATGTCCGTTCGCCGTTGTCCAGATTAAAGAAGTGGGTCTTGATAAGAGTTTTAGTAGCAATGCGGTCATATAAATACATCAGAACGACTTTGTATGCTCCTGTAACGATGTCTCTCCCAAATCCCACATTGATCGGTGATTTTGACCGACCTAAAAGTAAAATACAAAACATCACTCACTATTCAGAGTATGATTTTTTTTTTGTTCAAACTGAAATTCATTAGAAAGACTTAAACAGAGTTTAGGGCCCAAAGGACTTGTTTAGCCACTGAATCGGCCCGAACATTTGCCGATCATGGAATGAAAGAAAACGAAATAGACTTAAATGAAAGCGAGAGAAGGTAGATAACACTTAATGCTCCATAGATCTCGAGCTTCATCTCTTTCTTGTTAATTGTATTAACGAGGATCTGAGAGTCTGTGAGTATCGAGATGTCATTTTCAGAGTATGAAGATATAGCAAACAAATTTTTTAAATAAAAAATATGAAAATGAACAATTATGAATTAGCATGTTATTTATAAATGATATATTAACTATAATATTTGTAAGAAAATAAAATGATCGTTAAACTTCTATCAAATTGGGAACATATAAAAAATCAAGATTTAAATTTGTAAGAAAATAAAATGAAAATATATTTTTTTTTTTGTCATCGACTTTTACAGACTCATATTGACTCTGTAAACCAAACTGGGTGATCTACATCCATATGAACAACATCTACAGTCATTTTAGTGTATATATGTATATAAAGTAACCACTTGTTTGGTAATGTATGCTACTATTTTGATTAGCACACTCAAAGTCGGTTTAGTCTATAATATTTTTCTAAAACCATTAGATTTTATATTTTCAATATTACTAAAGTTTGTTCTGAAAGTAGGAAAGATATTTTGTTAACTGTAATAAAAAATAAACATATAAAAACTATTTTAGGCTTCTTAATCTAATTTGATTAAAGTTCAAATTTTGGTATAATATCTATATAAAACAAAAGTTATAATTATTAAGATATGGAGACATGGTTAGGTTCTAGTATGTCATCCCTACGCAGCTGGCTCTGAGCACACCAGAACTCATTGAATTAATGAGTGTTAAATACCTGATAAAAATGTATAATTCTGCAAAGAATCAGGAGAAAGTATCCGGATTTGTCTAATGCGTGGGGTTAATTATATAGATGTACCCAAGATGATAAATGCAGGCCAATCCGTCTGCAGTACCCAATTATTCGAGTAGTATGAGCATGATAAAATTCACTATGTCGATCTGGAAGTTTGTAAGAACTAATAACAATTTTTTTCTTGGTCGCCATGCTCTGGAATATCTTTCAAAAAAATGGTTCCTGGATTTCTTTCAACTCGGTGGCCGAGTTAATCACCAAACCCACATTACCGTGATACCTCACCATTTTAGAATTTGTCAATTTTGGCACCCTCAGGCAAGGGTGTAGAAATGTACTCATCGGTACTCACCTTGAACTTCATGATTGATGTAAAAATAAGTGATGAATATTTAGTAAAAACAAATATTTGTGAAATTATATATGTAATTATCATATTAACTTCTCCAACATATATTATGCATTTTATTCGGCCTCTTCTTATTTTTTGTTATTATTTTGTTCTTTTTATTAAATTTTGATGATATTTTTCTAATATTTTACATATTTTTTGCCAAATATTTATTTCTCTCTCTAAATAGTAATACAAACCATACAATCAATGAACCAAAAATCTATTTTATAATTCTTTTTGATCATAACATTCCCTTATTCACTTTATTATTTGACTTAAATACAAAAAAATTTAATCAAAATTCTCACATGTTCCGTTCAATATCGTCCAATCTTCAAAGCTTAATTGTTTATAAAGCATATATGGATATTATAAGAGATTAATAATTATCATAGATACAATTATATTTTATATGAAATCATTAGATTGATTTCTATAAATTTTTTTTATTCATTATTATATGTAGTATATAAATATAAAAAGAATTGATCAAACATTATTACACTTTCTATAGTTTTGAAAATTAGCTACCATATATTACTATTTGTAATATCATTTAAGTTATTTGACAAGTGATAATAATTAGCTTTATACTTACCTTTTGTATTATATCTAATTAAAATAATTAAAAATTATAAAAAGTTTCGTTCATTATATTTTGTAGTTTATAATATAAAAAATGATTGATCAACCGTTATAATTCTTTATATAATTTCAACAATTAGTTACCATAAGTTATTATTGTAATATAATTCAGATTATTTGGCAAGTGATATTAATTGAATTCTTGGTTTTTTTTTATTTTAAATAAAAAACAAAATAAATTAAATTAAAATTATGGACCAAGCAAATTATAACAAGTTTCTTAAGACTTCACAAACGATCGACATGTAAGAAAAAGTCACTTAGGTGACTTCTCGTTTAATATATAGGAGGATTTATATTTTTATAAATGTTTTATAAACTCTTATAAATAATTTAACATTATGATAAAATAATTTTGTAAGCGATGACAGATAATTTTATAAGTGTTTTAAATTTTTTTATAAATGATAAAAAATATATGGACATTATAAGACATTATTTTATCGTATCATCTTTTTATTAAATGGAAATTTGCCTTTGATCAAAATGGAAATAATATAAATTGTCTACTTTCAAAATTAAGAAAATATAATGTTTGAAACATTTACTCTTTTTTACAATTTATTAGCAAGATTTGAACCAAAGAAAAAGTTTAAGCGAACTTACTATTTTAAGATTTAAACCCATACAATATTGAGATTTTCATAACTTTTTAGGATTAGAATCTAAAAAATATCCGGCTGCCATTCTGAAAACTTACTTCTAGCTTATTCATATAAATCATAGTGCAGTTCTAAGTATTTTGTATTTTGCTTCTGAAAAATTCAGACATGTTTTCCACAATAAAAATCACAACCTTAAGAAATATTAAACACTGAAAATCCACTTTAAACATATATTGATTAGAATATAGTATAACTGTAAATAAAACTTATATTAAAAATTATTTTAATGTGTTCAAAGACTGAACACATTTGACATTTAAAAATAAAATTATAAGTTTTATTAGAAATTTTAAAATCTAAAATTTCAACATCTTTAAATATAATAAAACTAAAAATGACATAAGTAATTTTCATCAAATCAAAGCATTTTATGTATAAATTAAAAGATGTCTCAGAGTCTAGAACTTCAAGTTCAATCACTCTAAAAATATTCAACTAAATCATATATACAAATGGCTGACAAAAAAAAAATCATATATACAAATTTAAATATTTATTATGTACAGAGTAGCCAGGGATTAGAAAACTTGATGCACGAGAAAACCAACTAAGACATGAACTTGAAACCTCACTTCACATAATTTCTGAGCTAGAGGAAAAAAAAAAAAGGAGAAGCTGCAGTTGAAGATCCAGAGAGCAAGCATTTCAGAGTCGATTAATAGAGACAGGGGAGAAGTTATCCAAGTTGAAGAAACTGGAACTAAAAACTCGAGTTCAAGAGTTTACTTTGGGTGAATCACGAAACCAATAGCTGATCTCTTCATTCACTAGTTTGACCTTTGGAAAAATATTTCTATATGACCGAAACAATGGCTAATCCTCAACGGTTTTATCATCTACACCTTTTTCAAAAACAACATAATCAACTCATATCGGATCTTTACGGGTCAAATTTATAGGGGTTGTTATGAAAATTAGTAGAGAAGGGAGCTGCACAACTCATATCGGATCTTTACGGGTCAACATAATCAACACTATATAACAAGATTGATTATCATAATAATAATGCTCTCGTACCTACTACTATAGAGAAGGGAGCTGCACAATCCATCATTTTCACAGAGAAATACAAAGCTAAATAAATATCTTACTTTGTAACCATCTTTTTCCAAACTCGAGATATTATAAACATCATGCCACCAAAAAGAAATTATTCATATCCTAGGCAGAGTTAGAAAAGAAAACGACAGCTCCAAAGAAGAAAATAACACAAGACTCCTAAGATAAAACATATTCATATCAGGTTTGTCTAATTAACAATAAACCAAAGATCACATGATACTACAACCAGCTGGATTCTCATCGCTGAACATATCACTATAAGGACCTGAGTGTGGAGGCGGCATTGGCGGTGGATGAGCATAGTTCACTGCTGGATATGGCCGAGCATACATCATCTGATGGTACATGTCTCCACCGTGACCACCACCATATCCTCCATGAGCTGCAGCAGCTTGTTGTTGTTGTTGCTGCTGGTGCATCATCATTTGCATGTACTGTTGTTGGTTCATTTGATGATTTGCCTGAGGTGGTGGTGGATAATATCCTCCTCCACTCATCGGCAAGCCTTGTACCGCCGGGTAGGAGCCGCCTTGGTGTCCCATTGGACCACCTTGTCCCATCATGCCCATTGGACCACCTTGGCCCATCATGCTCATAGGACCCCCTTGACCCATTGGACCACCTTGTCCCATCATACCCATCGGAGCACCTTGACCCATGGGGCCACCCATCATCCCCTTGGCACTATGATTACCCTTGTTACCTCCTCCGCCTGCTTTGTTGTGTTTGATGAGATCATCAATATCATGGGCCCCATGGGCTCCTCCTTTCGATTTACCTCCTCCCTTTTTAGGCCCACTATCATAATGGTGAACTCCACCACCAGAAGATTTTACCTTATCACCCCCACCACCACCTTCTTTCTTACCACCTCCCTTCTTCTCATCTCCTTTTCCACTTTTAACATTTTTGAAAAACCCTAAGAGGCCACCACCACTTTTGGCATCTGTTTTCCCCGTTTTGCCCCCACCTCCTTTTTTATCTTTGCCTTCTTTCTTACCCTTCTCACCTCCTTTTTTACCCTCACCCATTCCCTTCATTTGCACCGGAATCTCAAACCCACCACCTCCTCCGCCGCCTTTCTTCCCCGCTCCTCCACCACCACCACCACCACCGGGTTTGAACCCATTCATCATCATCATAATCTCATTAGGGCCCTTAGGCCCACCACCATGCTGACCCATCTGTGGCATCTTGTTAGGCATCATCATCGTCTTATTTGGAGGCATGTGATGATTACCTCCTCCTGCTCCATGACCATGACCTCCCATTTCACCATCCTCATCATCGAACTCATCGTCATCATAATCATCTTCACTGAACTCATCATCATAATCATCACTGAACTCATCATCTTCTTCAGCAAACTTAACAGACTTCTTCTGGTCCTTAGACGCCACAGGAGGCATCATCATCTTCATATCCTTCCCACCACCACCACTACCACCTTGAGCAGCCTTCATCATCATCATCTGTTGAATCTGCTGAGGAGTCAACTGCATTGGTTGACCTCCATGCCCTTGATTCTGACCACCACCACCACCGTTACCTTTCCCCTTTACTTGGTTGCTCTCTTTTCCACCTTTGCCCTTACCGTTTCCACTCATACTGAGATTACCAAACTGCCCATTCAGATTAGGAAACCCTTTTCCTCCTCCTCCGCCGCCACCACCGCCTATAATCTCGGCATGTTTCCCTGACTTGCTCAGCTTCTTAACAAGAAGAGCAGGGTCAACGTTCCCTGTGACAGTGACTTTCCCCTGTTCCACATCTGCTTTTACAGAGTACACTCCTGAAATTCAAAAACCAAAACCATGTCAGATTCTTCCCCAATGCTTAAAATCTCAAAGCTTTGAACTTTATAAAAGTAACATAGAAACAGAGTACCACCAGAAGATAAAATCTCAAAACTTCGAACTTTATAAAGTAACATGGAAACAGAGTACCATCAGAAGATAAATCTTAAAACTTTGGACTCAATAAATTGAATTTTAAAAAGTAACATAGAGAAACAGAGTACCACCAGGAGATAAAGCTCAAAACTTTGGACTCTATGTTTTAGAAAACAGAGTAAAATTTTCATGTGAGAGAGGAGAGTAACAAGGGGAACCCAATAATCATAGATCTATTTGTTTTCAGAGAAGAAAGAGCACAAACCTTCGATTTTCTGCAACTGTTTCTTCACTTTATGCTTACAGCCTTCACAGTGTACGTTCACTTTCAGAACACAAGTCTGCCAAAAAAAAAACCACAGTAAACAGAATAAGCACACACAGACACAATCTTGAAGGGAAAGAAAAGAATAGAAGGAGACGTGTACCTGAAGCTTCATAACATCTTGTTTATTCATAACTTCTGTTAGATTTGTGGGTTTTCACAGACAAAACTATTGTGAGAGAGAGAGAGAGAGAGAGTTTCTGTCTGAAACTCTTATTTCTCCTTTGTGAAGGGAAGAGGGTAGTAAGAGATTATAAGAAGAGGGGTAGGTTGTGTAATAAACGCGGTTGTTGTTGATCAAGGACAGAGACAGAGAGAGAGATAGAGAGAGGGAGAGAGTAATTAAAAACACACTGAACACTTGTGTCTTGTTTAATATCTCTGTTTCAGGGTTTCTTATTTTCTCTGTCTGTAAAAGAGAGCGGTGGTGGCACAAGAAGCAAGGATATCTTTCATTTTGATTTTGCAAATAATCTTTTTTAATTGTCATTATTTTGCTATTTTCTTAATTATTACTCTTTTCATTTTTCTAATACAAGTTGTTTTAGAAAAATTTGTATGTTTTAAACTATATCAAGTTTTTAGTTTTCTATGTAAAATTTATTAACACTTAATTTTATATGGCCAATGATAATATATTTTTTATTTTATTATTGGTTGATTTGTGGTCAAGTAAATAATTAATGATGTTTTTGTTTAGAAAATATAAAAAATTAATAATTTCTTAATACATGTGCACAATTCTAAAATTACTTATATTAGAAACCGGATGGAGTAGTATTCATTTGTTTTGAAAAAATTTAATTATAAAGTTTGTACTTTTTCTTCTGGTACAGAGTTAAGAGAAAGAAGAAGCTTGAAGGCAGCTTCTTTCACTTTAGCAGAACCAAGTACAGCCTCGCTTTGTCACTGTACTTAGCTGTATTCATCTTCTGAAATACGATTGATTAACATACAATACGAATATTTAAAGCTCCTTAACTACAATACTTAGCTGTATTAATTTTTTCAATAATTAGATTTACTTTTATTCGTAATTTCGTAGATATCATCTAATGTATTTTCATAAGTTCATATAGCATATTTTATTTCCTTGTAGACTAATTACATTACAATAGTTTATGTAGACACTGATATTAACATCAAATTTTCGGGATCACAATAATGATTTGTGATCAATGATTTTAATGATTGTTGACTAGAGAGGGTTTTGGATCCAGTCACAAGCAAGAAAGTGGTCTTTGTCACCAAGATGGACTTGTTTAAACAACATCACTTACGCAAACAAAGAAGCTACTGAAATTCAAACAATAGTTAAAAACTCCTATAATGGTAAATTATGCGATCTAGATCTTTCGTATATACTAATACACCACATACGAAATGTTTCTTATAGACTGTTGGATTGTCAACATAAATTGGTTGGCGATATGATTTTCTCGTAGTATCAACCCAAAACTTTTTGAAAGTTTATTAAGAAAAAACAATAATAAATTAATTTGATTCTAGTTTTATGATGGAAACTACTGAAAAATTGATTTGGTAACTTTTCTCGTCGAAGATATTTATACATAAATAAAAATATACATATTTATACATAAAACTTAGAGGGTTTTCGATATGTTTTTCATGGAATGGTCATAGAAAATTCAATCACACAACATACAAATATATGTTATTGATATGTATACATGAGACAGAGAAAAAAAGGGAAGAACAATTATGTCGATTATATTTCACTCTTTGCTGTGAATAGAGCTCTCTTAGGCCAGCTTTCAACCACCAACACAAGTCTGAAATTAGATAAACTATTAGTAAACTACTTCTTAATTAGCTAGTTGAAATATCTTAGAGGTTTTGTGTTAGAAATAAAACTTGACTTAATTTGCTAGTGCATGTGGCGCATGTGCACCACTTCAGTGAGATAGTATCATAATAGTAAAGTGGTTTTCTTCAAACAAATCCACAATAGTTTTATACACACCATGAAGGATAGAGAAATACTATCAATAGTAATGCCATTGTTATTAATTCACATCGTGCATTTTTAAACTAAGCATAACTTTTGACTGTGTTTGATTAAAATAATAGCCATACTAAGCGTAGATTATAGATATATATACACATGTAAACCTACGGTTACACACACTTAGCTTTTTTTTTTTAAGTACGTCGGAGGTCGGTCCATGGCAACCTCAGAAAGTGATATTTCTCCGACCAAAGAAAACAAATAAAACACGCACAAAAGCATTGATCCAAAAAAAAACACGCACAAAAGCTATTCAGAAAACTAAAAGAAAAGATGAGATAAAAATAAAATTGTCTTAAGATATTTTGATCAATCATTTTCAGAGATATTTTAGACCCTTGTTTTTTCTAGATAAATTAACTTTCTCTGTTTCTTTCGTCTTTTATATACAGAAAACCAACCTCGTGACGAACATTGTTGTCAGCTTAATTTTATTTGTCAGTCTGTTTTATTTTCAACCTCTTTCATGCTTATCAGTTTCATTCTGATTGTTTGAATTCACTGCTGTTAAAAGAGACTTTGGAACTCGTTATGCAAATTTGTAATGTAGTTTAAACAAACAAAAAACAATTGTTATGTGGGATTAGTTAATTATTGCATGTAGTAAGACTCTTTTTAATAAAGAGAAAAGCTCAACTTCTAGTATTTACATGAAATATATATTAAAAGTTAGACATGGAGATACAGAATGACACAGATTAATAGCATAGGTTATAAAAGATACACTTGAAGTTCTTTTAATTTATGTATGGAGAAACTAGGCTTTACTTTTCCTTTATCTTTTCCATAAAATTATATTTTTATTTGCTTTTAGTACCACTTCTTCTATACACATTTGACTAATCAATAAAAATCGCAAATATTTTGGACTCATTAGGTGATGTGGGGTCTTTTTAAAGCACATGCCGATGAGTACTAACTGTTGTTTTGGCGTTTTGGACGCTGGACCTCATCTACTCTATTCAAATCCAATGTAGTAAGTTTTTATTAGCTACGTTTACTTTTTTTAAAGAAAATGTTATATTTTGATATAAATGTGTCTTCATTGCATGCATTATATTCGTAGCCTCTGAATGATTTATATTAATCAACCCTCGTGGAAACATGGATTTGATACTGACCACCAAAAAGAACAAACATAAGAACTAGCTGTATCACGCGTTAGGTTTGATTCCGAAGGTCAAATGACGAATGGGAAGATACGTGTGAGAATTTAGACGAAGTTTGCTTGTAGTCTAGTAGTCGATGTCTCAAACAAGTTATAAAAGCAAATTTGTCAACACGTTTGATTTCTTTCTTTTTATCTATATCACAGAAGTAAGTTTCGAAATGAAACTATCCATTTGCATACGTGAAACACATGTATTAAAACATTTTCGTCTTTAATAAAAAAAAACATTTTCGTCTTACTTTTTAGAAGTTGTTTTTCTCACAATACAAATAAAATTAAAAAATATATTGATAATGTTTTTTGTTAATTGATAATTCCTCAATACAATAGAGAATTACCGCTCATTTGTAATGATAAAGACTAAAGATATTCTTTGACCAAAAAAAAAGGACTAAAGATATTCATGTTTTGATTAATCTGAATGTCTAATAAATTATGAAATTAAAATGCGAGGCTACGAAGAGGTAAACAAACTAAGCTTTGATTGATATCATGGGGCTTTATGTCGACGTACGGTGATGTAACCCCCACACGTTTCTAACACATTCATAAACCTAAATTCACTAGCTTATTTCTCTATCGAATTAAGTTAACATAACTTCTGTTGAATCGATACGCGCAATAAGCAAAGATGTAGTGTAACTTGTAAGGATTTCCAGAGCTGGAGTCTATGGACTTCATATCCAAAATTGGTTCACATATTGTCAGCACATAAACTATATGGCACTCTCTATAGTATCTACCAATGTGTCTATGCATTATTAAAGAAAGATTTGTATTGTTTTGGTAGGTACAAATACAACTAACTTTTGAATTTATATGTATGTTCATATATATATAATAGACATATATACCCTTGTAACACACACATAATGACAAACCACTAAAAATCTCTATATTTCAAATGTCTCAGTCTTGTTGATGATAAGATTATGAGTTCAGTGGTTCTTGTTGTTTTATTTATTTTCTTATCTTCAATCTTGATTCAGTTTCTACTTTATCGAGTAAATTAACAAGAACGAAAGCACTAGGGCATATAGACATGATTTGTTAACAATTTTGTAAGCGACAAAATTAATATGTATTCTATATTATCAACATAGAAGAGTTAAAAGCCCATACATTTGGTTGGAAACGAGCAATATCGTGGAAGTTAGGTCATGTAAAAAGTTAGAGCGCTTCAATTAATTGTCACAAATTATAATAGTCCTATGGACGTTAAGATAAACTCTGTTTTTTTTTTTGTTCAAAAAAACTCTGTTTTAACACACAAATCAAACCATCATGTTTCTTCGAGCTTTAAGTAAGAAAAGGAGATTAGTGGGGGTAAAATCGAAATAGATCAAATCCCAAGGATCAAGAAAGAAAAAGAGCAGTGAGAAGAAGGAAAAAGCTTTATTGGTTGGGGTTGACAAGACATGATGCAGATTGAAAATATCTGCTTTGGTCCGAAAAAGAGGGAAGTTAGATTCCCTGAACTGAACCTACATTGGTCTACAGACACACACATTCATGTATATACTGTTATGTAATATAACCCATTCATGTTTTTTAATATGACTGATCTCTGTTTTCCTCCATCATAGACTTTCACTTTTGTCCCCTTCATCATGGTACAACATCCTCAGTAACTTGATTTACTTTATATATATATACACA
This sequence is a window from Brassica oleracea var. oleracea cultivar TO1000 chromosome C1, BOL, whole genome shotgun sequence. Protein-coding genes within it:
- the LOC106332753 gene encoding glycine-rich cell wall structural protein 1.8-like — translated: MNKQDVMKLQTCVLKVNVHCEGCKHKVKKQLQKIEGVYSVKADVEQGKVTVTGNVDPALLVKKLSKSGKHAEIIGGGGGGGGGKGFPNLNGQFGNLSMSGNGKGKGGKESNQVKGKGNGGGGGQNQGHGGQPMQLTPQQIQQMMMMKAAQGGSGGGGKDMKMMMPPVASKDQKKSVKFAEEDDEFSDDYDDEFSEDDYDDDEFDDEDGEMGGHGHGAGGGNHHMPPNKTMMMPNKMPQMGQHGGGPKGPNEIMMMMNGFKPGGGGGGGGAGKKGGGGGGGFEIPVQMKGMGEGKKGGEKGKKEGKDKKGGGGKTGKTDAKSGGGLLGFFKNVKSGKGDEKKGGGKKEGGGGGDKVKSSGGGVHHYDSGPKKGGGKSKGGAHGAHDIDDLIKHNKAGGGGNKGNHSAKGMMGGPMGQGAPMGMMGQGGPMGQGGPMSMMGQGGPMGMMGQGGPMGHQGGSYPAVQGLPMSGGGYYPPPPQANHQMNQQQYMQMMMHQQQQQQQAAAAHGGYGGGHGGDMYHQMMYARPYPAVNYAHPPPMPPPHSGPYSDMFSDENPAGCSIM